A single region of the Raphanus sativus cultivar WK10039 chromosome 1, ASM80110v3, whole genome shotgun sequence genome encodes:
- the LOC108858471 gene encoding ADP,ATP carrier protein 2, chloroplastic, with protein sequence MEGLIQPRGILSLPAKPTGARTLLLQPSHGLKQRLFTRNLPPLSISSNGHAKSQSFHPTNPLKISISHKDRNRGFICKAEAAASAAAAGEGDSTPKVFGVEVTTLKKIVPLGLMFFCILFNYTILRDTKDVLVVTAKGSSAEIIPFLKTWVNLPMAIGFMLLYTKLSNVLSKKALFYTVIVPFIAYFGAFGFVMYPLSNLIHPEALADKLLATLGPRFMGPLAIMRIWSFCLFYVMAELWGSVVVSVLFWGFANQITTVDEAKKFYPLFGLGANVALIFSGRTVKYFSNMRKNLGPGVDGWAVSLKAMMSIVVGMGLAICFLYWWVNRYVPLPTRSKKKKAKPQMGTMESLKFLVSSPYIRDLATLVVAYGISINLVEVTWKSKLKAQFPSPNEYSAFMGDFSTCTGIATFTMMLLSQYVFDKYGWGVAAKITPTVLLLTGVAFFSLILFGGPFAPLVAKLGMTPLLAAVYVGALQNIFSKSAKYSLFDPCKEMAYIPLDEDTKVKGKAAIDVVCNPLGKSGGALIQQFMILTFGSLASSTPYLGVILLGIVTAWLAAAKSLEGQFNTLMSEEELEKEMERASSLKIPVVSQEDSSPGESSRQLPETSAPTSI encoded by the exons ATGGAAGGTCTGATTCAACCCAGAGGAATCCTCTCTCTACCCGCCAAACCCACCGGAGCAAGAACTCTCCTTCTCCAACCCTCCCATGGCTTAAAGCAAAGACTGTTCACCAGAAACCTCCCTCCCCTGTCGATTTCCTCTAATGGTCACGCCAAATCCCAATCCTTTCACCCAACAAACCCACTCAAGATTTCGATTTCCCACAAGGACAGAAACAGAGGTTTCATCTGCAAGGCGGAGGCCGCCGcttccgccgccgccgccggagAAGGAGACTCGACGCCTAAGGTCTTCGGCGTGGAGGTTACGACTCTGAAGAAGATTGTCCCTCTGGGGCTGATGTTCTTCTGCATTCTCTTCAACTACACCATCCTCAGAGACACCAAGGACGTCTTGGTGGTGACGGCGAAAGGAAGCTCTGCTGAGATCATACCCTTTCTCAAGACTTGGGTGAATCTCCCCATGGCTATTGGCTTCATGCTGCTCTACACTAAGCTTTCTAACGTTTTATCCAAAAAGGCTCTCTTCTACACTGTCATCGTCCCTTTCATCGCCTACTTTGGAGCCTTTGGTTTTGTTATGTACCCTCTCAGCAACTTGATCCACCCCGAGGCTCTTGCTGATAAGCTCCTCGCGACGCTCGGCCCTAGGTTCATGGGCCCTCTCGCTATCATGAGGATTTGGAGTTTCTGTTTGTTCTATGTCATGGCTGAGCTTTGGGGTAGCGTTGTGGTTTCGGTTCTCTTCTGGGGCTTTGCCAATCAG ATCACAACTGTTGATGAAGCCAAAAAGTTCTATCCTTTGTTTGGACTAGGTGCAAATGTTGCACTTATATTCTCAGGAAGAACTGTGAAATATTTCTCTAACATGAGAAAGAATCTTGGTCCTGGAGTTGATGGTTGGGCTGTTTCCTTGAAAGCCATGATGAGTATTGTCGTTGGGATGGGCCTCGCCATCTGTTTCCTTTATTGGTGGGTCAATAGATACGTTCCCCTCCCAACACgtagcaagaagaagaag GCGAAACCACAAATGGGGACGATGGAGAGCTTGAAGTTCTTGGTGTCATCACCATATATAAGAGATCTTGCTACTTTGGTTGTGGCGTATGGGATTAGTATCAACCTTGTTGAAGTCACATGGAAATCAAAACTCAAAGCTCAG TTCCCTAGCCCGAACGAATACTCAGCGTTTATGGGGGACTTCTCAACCTGCACGGGTATTGCAACGTTCACAATGATGCTTCTAAGTCAATACGTGTTCGACAAGTATGGTTGGGGAGTAGCTGCAAAGATCACTCCAACCGTTCTGTTATTAACCGGAGTTGCCTTCTTCTCTCTGATACTCTTCGGCGGCCCGTTCGCACCGCTGGTCGCCAAGCTCGGCATGACGCCGCTGCTCGCAGCTGTGTACGTTGGAGCTCTCCAGAACATCTTCAGCAAGAGCGCCAAGTACAGCTTGTTCGATCCTTGCAAAGAGATGGCTTACATCCCGTTGGATGAAGACACCAAGGTTAAAGGCAAAGCTGCGATCGATGTCGTCTGCAACCCGTTGGGGAAATCGGGAGGTGCTCTGATCCAGCAGTTTATGATCCTTACGTTCGGCTCGCTCGCGAGTTCCACTCCTTACCTCGGAGTTATCTTGCTTGGTATAGTCACTGCTTGGCTAGCCGCGGCTAAGTCTTTGGAGGGGCAGTTCAACACTCTGATGTCTGAGGAAGAGCTtgagaaggagatggagagagCTTCGTCGCTCAAGATTCCTGTTGTGTCTCAGGAGGATTCGTCACCGGGAGAATCTAGTAGGCAACTACCGGAGACGTCTGCTCCGACCAGCATTTAG
- the LOC108808319 gene encoding pentatricopeptide repeat-containing protein At1g15510, chloroplastic: MASSSQTPHFHPNPEKSKPFQRKTHNRRNVNFHWNLGIRKLTLRRSQGLSVLSSSSLSSSNHFSNSRLHGLCANGKLEEAVKLVASMRELRVSVDEDAFVALVRLCERRRAHEEGSEVYGIAMSSMSSLGVELGNAFLAMFVRFGNLVDAWYVFGKMSERDLFSWNVLVGGYAKQGYFDEAMCLYHRMLWVGGVRPDVYTFPCVLRTCGGIPDLARGREVHVHVVRYGYELEIDVVNALITMYVKCGDVKSARLVFDRMPRRDLISWNAMISGYFENGMCYEGLELFFAMRGLSVDPDLMTMTSVISACELLGDGRLGRDIHGYVISSGFAVDISVCNSLTQMYLYAGSWREAEKVFSRMERKDIVSWTTMISGYEYNFLPRKAIDTYRMMDQDCVKPDEIAVAAVLSACATLGDLDTGVELHKLAIKARLVSYVIVANNLINMYSKCKCIDKALDVFHNIPRKNVISWTSIIAGLRLNNRCFEALIFFRQMKMTLQPNAITLTAALAACARIGALMCGKEIHAHLLRTGVGLDDFLPNALLDMYVRCGRMNIAWNLFNSQKNDVSSWNILLTGYSERGQGSVVVELFDRMVESRVRPDEITFISLLCACSKSQMVKEGLMYFSRMEEYGVTPNLKHYACVVDLLGRAGELEEAHTFIQRMPVTPDPAVWGALLNACRIHRDINLGELSAKRIFELDKESVGYYILLCNLYADCNKWREVARVRSMMKENGLNVDAGCSWVEVKGKVHAFLSDDKYHPQTKEISTVLERFYEKMSEAGVTKTSSMGETESSRDEIFCGHSERKAIAFGLINTVPGMPIWVTKNLSMCESCHETVKFISKTVRREISVRDAVHFHHFRDGECSCGD, encoded by the coding sequence ATGGCGTCTTCATCGCAAACTCCTCACTTCCATCCCAACCCAGAAAAGTCGAAACCTTTCCAGAGAAAAACTCATAACCGCAGAAACGTCAACTTCCACTGGAATCTCGGAATCCGGAAACTCACCTTGAGAAGATCTCAAGGATTATCAGTTCTCAGCTCGAGTTCCCTAAGCAGCAGCAACCACTTCTCGAATTCCCGATTACACGGCCTCTGCGCGAACGGGAAGCTGGAGGAAGCCGTAAAGCTCGTCGCTTCGATGCGGGAGCTGCGTGTTTCGGTAGACGAAGACGCGTTCGTGGCCTTGGTGAGGCTGTGCGAGCGGAGGAGAGCGCACGAAGAAGGCTCTGAGGTTTATGGTATCGCTATGAGTTCCATGAGCAGCTTGGGTGTTGAGCTGGGTAACGCGTTCTTGGCTATGTTCGTGAGGTTTGGGAATCTGGTTGATGCCTGGTATGTGTTCGGTAAAATGTCTGAGAGAGACTTGTTTTCTTGGAACGTGTTGGTTGGTGGGTACGCGAAGCAAGGGTATTTCGATGAGGCCATGTGTTTGTATCATAGGATGTTGTGGGTCGGTGGTGTGAGGCCTGATGTCTATACGTTTCCTTGTGTGTTGAGGACCTGTGGAGGGATACCTGATCTCGCTAGAGGAAGAGAGGTTCATGTTCATGTGGTTAGGTATGGGTATGAGTTGGAGATTGATGTGGTGAACGCGTTGATTACTATGTATGTCAAGTGTGGTGATGTGAAGAGCGCGAGGTTGGTTTTCGATAGGATGCCTAGAAGAGATTTGATCTCATGGAATGCTATGATCTCGGGGTATTTTGAGAATGGGATGTGTTATGAAGGTCTTGAGTTGTTCTTTGCTATGCGTGGGCTTTCTGTTGATCCTGATCTGATGACCATGACGAGTGTTATCTCTGCTTGTGAGCTGCTTGGAGATGGGAGGTTAGGAAGGGATATTCATGGTTATGTGATAAGCTCAGGTTTTGCTGTTGATATATCTGTCTGTAACTCTTTAACTCAGATGTACTTGTATGCTGGGTCATGGCGTGAAGCTGAAAAGGTTTTTAGTAGGATGGAGCGCAAAGACATTGTGTCATGGACCACTATGATTTCAGGCTATGAGTATAACTTTCTTCCCAGAAAGGCCATAGACACTTACAGAATGATGGATCAAGATTGTGTGAAGCCAGATGAGATAGCTGTAGCTGCTGTTCTATCTGCTTGCGCTACGCTAGGTGATCTTGACACAGGTGTTGAGCTCCATAAGCTTGCGATTAAGGCAAGGCTCGTATCCTATGTGATCGTTGCAAACAATCTCATCAATATGTACTCAAAGTGCAAATGCATTGATAAGGCCTTGGACGTCTTTCACAACATCCCCCGCAAGAATGTCATATCCTGGACATCGATCATTGCAGGGCTTCGACTCAACAACCGGTGTTTTGAGGCGTTGATATTCTTCAGGCAAATGAAAATGACGCTGCAGCCAAATGCAATAACACTGACAGCTGCGTTAGCAGCTTGTGCTAGGATAGGAGCTCTGATGTGTGGGAAAGAGATTCATGCTCATTTACTGAGAACTGGAGTGGGGCTTGATGATTTTCTTCCGAACGCTCTCTTAGACATGTACGTACGGTGCGGGAGAATGAACATTGCTTGGAATCTGTTCAACTCCCAGAAAAACGATGTCTCATCATGGAACATTCTCCTAACCGGATATTCAGAACGGGGACAAGGCTCGGTGGTGGTGGAGTTATTTGACAGAATGGTTGAGTCCAGAGTAAGACCAGATGAGATCACATTCATCTCATTGTTATGCGCTTGTAGCAAATCACAAATGGTCAAAGAAGGTTTGATGTACTTCAGCAGGATGGAGGAGTATGGTGTTACCCCAAACTTGAAGCACTATGCTTGCGTTGTTGATTTGCTTGGCCGTGCAGGTGAGTTAGAAGAAGCGCACACGTTTATTCAGAGAATGCCAGTTACACCAGACCCGGCGGTATGGGGAGCCTTGCTTAACGCGTGCAGGATTCACCGAGACATTAATCTCGGCGAGCTCTCAGCGAAGCGTATATTTGAGCTGGACAAAGAGAGTGTTGGCTACTACATTCTGCTATGTAATCTGTATGCTGATTGTAACAAATGGAGAGAAGTTGCGAGAGTGAGAAGTATGATGAAAGAGAACGGGCTAAACGTTGATGCAGGATGCAGTTGGGTGGAAGTAAAGGGCAAAGTCCACGCCTTTCTTAGCGATGACAAGTACCATCCTCAGACAAAAGAGATCAGCACTGTTTTAGAGAGGTTCTATGAGAAAATGAGTGAAGCTGGGGTTACTAAAACAAGTTCTATGGGTGAGACTGAGAGTTCGAGAGATGAGATATTCTGTGGACACAGCGAGAGAAAGGCAATTGCTTTTGGTCTGATCAACACAGTCCCAGGAATGCCGATTTGGGTGACAAAAAATCTCAGCATGTGCGAGAGTTGCCATGAGACAGTGAAGTTCATCTCCAAAACAGTAAGAAGAGAAATCTCTGTTAGAGACGCTGTGCACTTCCACCACTTTAGAGATGGAGAATGTTCATGTGGAGATTAG
- the LOC108808311 gene encoding ABC transporter G family member 40 has product MEGTSFQKASNSLRRDSSVWKRDSGMEIFSRSSREEDDEEALKWAALEKLPTFDRLRKGILTASHGINEIDIEKLGFQDTKKLLERLIKVGEDEHEKLLWKLKDRIDRVGIDLPTIEVRFDHLKVEAEVHVGGRALPTFVNFMSNFVDKLLNSLHLLPNRKKKFTILNDVNGIVKPGRMALLLGPPSSGKTTLLLALAGKLDHELKETGRVSYNGHGMNEFVPQRAAAYIGQNDVHIGEMTVRETFAYAARFQGVGSRYDMLTELARREKEANIKPDPDIDVFMKATSTAGEETNVMTDYILKILGLEVCADTMVGDDMLRGISGGQKKRVTTGEMLVGPSRALFMDEISTGLDSSTTYQIVNSLRNYVHIFNGTALISLLQPAPETFNLFDDIFLIAEGEIIYEGPREHVVEFFETMGFKCPPRKGVADFLQEVTSKKDQMQYWSRPEEPYRFVRVREFAEAFQSFHVGRRLGDELAVPFDKKKSHPAALTTKKFGVGIKELVNTSFSREYLLMKRNSFVYYFKFGQLLVMAFATMTLFFRTEMQKKTVIDGSLYTGALFFILMMLMFNGMSELSMTIAKLPVFYKQRDLLFYPAWVYSLPPWLLKIPISFIEAALTTFITYYVIGFDPNIGRLFKQYILLVLMNQMASALFKMMAALGRNMIVANTFGAFSMLVFFALGGVVLSKDDIKKWWIWGYWISPIMYGQNAIVANEFFGHSWSQAVPNSSDTLGVTVLKSRGFLPHAYWYWIGTGALLGFVVLFNFGFTLALTYLNSLGKPQAVLTEDPASNETEELHVVDANANKKKGMVLPFEPHSITFDNVIYSVDMPQEMIEQGTQEDRLVLLKGVNGAFRPGVLTALMGVSGAGKTTLMDVLAGRKTGGYIDGNITISGYPKNQQTFARISGYCEQTDIHSPHVTVYESLVYSAWLRLPKEVDSNTRKMFIDEVMELVELTPLRQALVGLPGESGLSTEQRKRLTIAVELVANPSIIFMDEPTSGLDARAAAIVMRTVRNTVDTGRTVVCTIHQPSIDIFEAFDELFLLKRGGEEIYVGPLGHESSHLINYFESIQGISKITEGYNPATWMLEVSTTSQEAALGVDFAQLYKNSELYKRNKELIKELSQPAPGSKDLYFPTQYSQSFWTQCMASLWKQHWSYWRNPPYTAVRFLFTIGIALMFGTMFWDLGGKTRTQQDLSNAMGSMYTAVLFLGLQNAASVQPVVNVERTVFYREQAAGMYSAMPYAFAQVFIEMPYVLVQAVVYGLIVYAMIGFEWTAAKFFWYLFFMYGSFLTFTFYGMMAVAMTPNHHIASVVSSAFYGIWNLFSGFLIPRPSMPVWWEWYYWLCPVSWTLYGLITSQFGDITEPMADGTSVKQFIKDFYGFREGFLGVVAAMNVIFPLAFAIIFAIGIKSFNFQKR; this is encoded by the exons ATGGAAGGAACTAGTTTTCAGAAAGCGAGTAACAGTTTGAGAAGAGACTCCTCTGTGTGGAAGAGagattcaggaatggagattttCTCCAGGTCTTCtagagaagaagacgacgaagaaGCTTTGAAATGGGCAGCTCTAGAGAAGCTCCCCACCTTTGACCGTCTCAGGAAAGGAATCCTCACGGCCTCTCATGGCATCAACGAGATCGATATTGAGAAGCTTGGGTTCCAAGATACCAAGAAACTGCTAGAGAGGCTTATCAAAGTCGGTGAAGACGAGCATGAGAAGCTCCTATGGAAACTCAAAGACCGTATCgatag AGTTGGAATCGATCTTCCGACAATAGAAGTACGGTTTGATCATCTAAAAGTTGAAGCAGAGGTTCATGTCGGAGGCAGAGCTTTACCCACGTTTGTTAACTTCATGTCCAATTTTGTAGAT AAGCTCCTGAACTCTCTGCATCTTCTTCCCAACCGGAAGAAGAAGTTCACTATACTCAATGACGTCAATGGAATCGTCAAGCCCGGCAG GATGGCTCTGCTCTTGGGTCCTCCAAGTTCTGGGAAAACGACCCTCTTGCTTGCCTTGGCGGGAAAGCTTGATCATGAACTAAAG GAAACTGGAAGAGTGTCATACAATGGTCATGGAATGAACGAATTTGTGCCACAAAGAGCAGCTGCATATATAGGTCAAAACGATGTTCACATCGGTGAAATGACTGTTAGGGAGACTTTTGCTTACGCAGCTCGCTTCCAAGGTGTTGGTTCACGTTATG ATATGTTGACGGAATTGGCAAGAAGGGAGAAGGAAGCAAACATCAAACCTGACCCTGATATTGATGTCTTCATGAAG GCGACATCAACAGCAGGTGAAGAAACAAACGTGATGACAGATTATATCCTCAAG ATCTTAGGCCTTGAAGTCTGCGCAGACACCATGGTCGGTGATGATATGCTGAGAGGTATCTCCGGAGGACAGAAGAAGCGTGTCACTACTGGTGAGATGCTGGTCGGACCCTCCAGGGCTTTGTTCATGGACGAGATATCTACCGGTTTAGACAGCTCAACGACGTACCAGATAGTGAACTCCCTCAGAAACTATGTTCACATCTTCAACGGCACAGCTCTGATCTCTCTGCTTCAGCCTGCACCCGAGACATTCAATCTCTTCGACGATATTTTCCTCATCGCGGAAGGTGAGATCATCTACGAGGGCCCTCGCGAGCACGTGGTGGAGTTCTTCGAGACCATGGGATTCAAATGTCCTCCGAGAAAAGGCGTTGCCGATTTCCTCCAAGAAGTGACGTCAAAGAAAGACCAGATGCAGTACTGGTCACGGCCTGAGGAGCCTTACAGGTTCGTGAGAGTGAGGGAGTTCGCAGAGGCGTTTCAATCGTTCCATGTCGGGAGGAGATTGGGAGATGAGCTGGCAGTGCCGTTTGACAAGAAGAAGAGCCATCCAGCTGCTTTGACCACCAAGAAGTTTGGTGTTGGTATCAAAGAGCTTGTCAACACCAGCTTCTCCAGAGAGTATCTACTCATGAAAAGAAACTCATTTGTTTACTACTTCAAGTTCGGACAA CTGCTGGTAATGGCATTTGCGACAATGACTCTGTTCTTTAGGACAGAGATGCAAAAGAAGACTGTAATAGATGGGAGTCTCTACACAGGAGCCTTGTTCTTCATCCTTATGATGCTCATGTTCAATGGCATGTCTGAACTTTCAATGACCATTGCAAAACTTCCTGTGTTCTACAAACAAAGAGATCTTCTCTTCTACCCTGCGTGGGTATACTCTCTGCCTCCTTGGCTCCTCAAGATCCCTATTAGCTTCATCGAAGCAGCTCTCACAACATTCATCACTTACTATGTCATCGGTTTTGACCCCAACATTGGAAG GTTGTTTAAGCAGTATATTCTGCTCGTGCTCATGAACCAGATGGCTTCAGCGTTGTTTAAGATGATGGCAGCATTGGGAAGAAACATGATCGTTGCAAACACATTTGGTGCATTTTCGATGCTCGTCTTCTTTGCCTTGGGTGGTGTGGTACTTTCAAAAG ATGATATCAAGAAGTGGTGGATTTGGGGTTACTGGATCTCACCGATCATGTACGGACAGAACGCTATCGTGGCCAACGAGTTCTTCGGACACAGCTGGAGTCAA GCTGTCCCAAACTCGAGTGATACACTTGGAGTTACTGTCCTGAAATCTCGTGGGTTCTTACCACATGCATACTGGTACTGGATTGGAACTGGAGCCTTACTCGGATTCGTCGTGCTGTTCAACTTTGGTTTCACACTAGCTCTAACATATCTCAACT CCTTGGGAAAGCCTCAAGCTGTCTTGACTGAAGATCCTGCGAGTAACGAGACAGAAGAACTTCACGTGGTTGACGCAAATGCTAATAAGAAAAAAGGGATGGTGCTTCCATTCGAGCCACATTCAATTACTTTCGACAATGTTATATACTCAGTTGACATGCCTCAG GAAATGATAGAGCAAGGCACACAAGAAGACAGACTCGTCTTGTTGAAAGGTGTGAACGGTGCATTCAGGCCAGGTGTCCTTACAGCTCTCATGGGTGTCTCTGGCGCTGGCAAAACCACTCTGATGGATGTCCTTGCCGGAAGGAAAACCGGTGGCTATATCGATGGAAACATCACTATCTCCGGTTATCCTAAGAACCAACAAACATTTGCGCGTATCTCAGGGTACTGTGAACAAACCGATATCCACTCACCACATGTTACTGTCTACGAGTCTTTGGTTTACTCAGCTTGGTTACGTTTACCTAAAGAAGTCGATTCCAATACCAGAAAG ATGTTCATAGATgaagtgatggagctggtggaGTTAACACCGCTGAGGCAAGCGCTGGTGGGACTACCCGGTGAGAGCGGTTTGTCAACGGAGCAAAGAAAGAGACTGACCATCGCTGTGGAGCTGGTTGCAAACCCTTCCATCATCTTCATGGATGAACCTACTTCAGGGTTAGATGCACGAGCTGCTGCCATCGTTATGAGAACCGTGAGGAACACGGTCGACACTGGGAGAACAGTCGTTTGCACCATCCACCAGCCTAGCATTGACATTTTTGAAGCCTTTGATGag TTGTTCTTGCTGAAGCGTGGAGGTGAGGAGATCTATGTTGGACCTCTTGGCCATGAATCAAGCCATTTGATCAACTACTTTGAG AGTATTCAAGGAATCAGCAAGATCACAGAAGGTTACAACCCAGCAACGTGGATGCTTGAAGTTTCAACCACTTCTCAAGAAGCTGCTTTAGGAGTAGACTTCGCCCAACTCTACAAGAACTCAGAACTTTACAA GAGAAACAAGGAGCTTATCAAGGAGCTAAGCCAACCAGCTCCAGGATCAAAAGACTTATACTTCCCAACACAATACTCACAATCATTCTGGACACAGTGCATGGCTTCTCTATGGAAACAACACTGGTCCTACTGGAGAAACCCTCCTTACACCGCCGTTAGATTCCTCTTCACAATCGGTATCGCTCTCATGTTCGGCACAATGTTCTGGGACCTTGGAGGCAAAAC GAGAACGCAACAAGATCTATCAAACGCTATGGGTTCAATGTACACAGCTGTTCTGTTCCTCGGTCTACAGAACGCTGCCTCAGTGCAACCAGTGGTCAACGTAGAGAGAACAGTCTTTTACAGAGAACAAGCCGCCGGAATGTACTCCGCCATGCCGTATGCTTTCGCCCAGGTCTTCATAGAGATGCCGTACGTTCTTGTGCAAGCTGTGGTGTACGGTCTCATAGTGTATGCGATGATAGGGTTCGAGTGGACCGCTGCTAAGTTCTTTTGGTACCTCTTCTTCATGTATGGATCGTTCTTGACTTTCACCTTCTATGGTATGATGGCTGTTGCTATGACTCCTAACCACCACATCGCCTCCGTCGTCTCCTCCGCTTTCTACGGCATATGGAATCTCTTCTCCGGCTTCCTCATCCCTCGTCCG AGTATGCCGGTTTGGTGGGAGTGGTACTACTGGCTTTGCCCTGTTTCATGGACATTGTACGGATTGATCACATCACAGTTCGGTGACATTACGGAGCCTATGGCAGATGGTACGAGTGTGAAGCAATTTATTAAAGATTTCTATGGATTCAGAGAAGGTTTCTTGGGAGTGGTGGCTGCCATGAACGTCATCTTCCCATTGGCCTTTGCCATCATCTTTGCTATTGGAATCAAGAGTTTCAATTTCCAGAAGAGATAG
- the LOC108857038 gene encoding probable 2-oxoglutarate-dependent dioxygenase AOP1 codes for MGGNETQELPVINLSDKNLKPGTELWNSTRNSVREAMEHHGWFVAEYNSFPAELHQSVLEASKELLDLPPEVKVKNENHKAGHGYITMISDDQPVHEGLGIDQANDIQQCRQFSRVMWPDHHDNDRFCETVNAYVKMQAELEQLVIRMLFESYNLERYTEKHIRGSRYLLRLLKYRRLPNGEPNRKFISHTDKSFISILHQNHIKGLMLKSEKEDVWYPFIPSPTRFAVIAGDAIMAWSNDRIKSCYHKVEMESVEMRYSFGFFSFQEEMISTPEEMVDKDHPLAYKPFHHDGLLAFYETVDVHLKAHRTMTKVYCGIQQGV; via the exons ATGGGTGGGAATGAAACTCAAGAGCTTCCGGTCATCAACCTCTCCGACAAGAACCTAAAACCAGGAACAGAGCTCTGGAACTCGACGAGAAACAGCGTCCGTGAAGCCATGGAACACCATGGTTGGTTCGTGGCCGAGTACAACAGCTTTCCAGCAGAGCTCCACCAGTCAGTTCTAGAGGCTTCCAAGGAACTACTTGATCTTCCTCCCGAAGTTAAGGTAAAGAACGAGAACCACAAGGCTGGACACGGGTACATAACCATGATCTCCGATGATCAGCCTGTTCATGAAGGTCTTGGTATTGACCAAGCCAACGATATCCAACAGTGCCGCCAATTCTCCCGTGTCATGTGGCCTGATCATCATGACAATGACCGTTTCTG TGAAACTGTTAACGCATATGTGAAAATGCAAGCTGAGCTGGAGCAACTGGTGATAAGGATGCTCTTTGAGAGCTATAACCTAGAGAGGTATACAGAGAAACACATAAGAGGTTCACGGTACCTTCTTCGGTTGCTGAAATACAGAAGACTCCCTAATGGAGAACCCAACAGGAAGTTCATCTCTCATACGGACAAGAGCTTCATCTCCATCCTCCATCAGAATCACATCAAAGGACTCATGTTAAAATCCGAGAAAGAGGATGTTTGGTATCCTTTTATCCCTTCACCAACCAGGTTTGCTGTTATAGCAGGCGACGCTATCATG GCGTGGAGCAACGACAGAATCAAATCGTGTTACCACAAGGTGGAGATGGAGAGCGTGGAAATGAGATATTCATTTGGATTCTTCTCGTTCCAGGAAGAGATGATATCGACACCAGAGGAGATGGTGGACAAAGACCATCCTTTAGCATACAAGCCCTTTCACCATGACGGACTTCTTGCTTTCTACGAAACGGTGGACGTTCATCTCAAGGCACACCGTACCATGACCAAAGTCTATTGTGGTATCCAACAAGGCGTATGA
- the LOC108850399 gene encoding gibberellin 3-beta-dioxygenase 1: MPTMLTDVFRGHPIHLPHSHQPDFTSLSELPDSYTWTPKDDPLLDAAPCPPAASENIPLIDLNHPDAANQIGSACRTWGAFQIANHGVPLELLQGIEFLTGSLFQLPVQRKLKAARSDTGFSGYGVARISSFFNKQMWSEGFTITGSPLNDFRKLWPQHHLKNYCDIVEEYEEQMQTLASKLMWLSLTSLGVSEEDIKWATANPDLNWAQSALQLNHYPVCPEPDRAMGLAAHTDSTLLTILHQNNTAGLQVFRDDLGWVTVPPVPGSLVVNVGDLFHILSNGLFKSVLHRARVNQTRSRFSVAFLWGPQSDIKISPVPKLVSPVESPLYRSVTWTEYLRTKATHFNEALSMIRNHIDE, encoded by the exons ATGCCTACAATGTTAACAGACGTCTTTAGAGGCCATCCCATTCACCTCCCACACTCACACCAACCTGACTTCACATCCCTCAGTGAGCTCCCTGATTCTTACACATGGACCCCCAAAGACGATCCCCTCTTGGACGCCGCTCCTTGCCCTCCAGCCGCCAGTGAAAACATCCCTCTCATTGACCTGAACCACCCCGACGCTGCCAACCAAATTGGCAGTGCATGTAGAACTTGGGGTGCGTTCCAGATCGCAAACCACGGCGTGCCTTTGGAACTTCTCCAAGGCATTGAGTTTCTCACCGGTAGTCTTTTTCAGCTACCTGTCCAACGCAAGCTTAAGGCGGCTCGGTCAGATACAGGCTTCTCTGGCTACGGCGTCGCTCGTATCTCATCTTTCTTCAATAAGCAAATGTGGTCCGAAGGTTTCACCATCACCGGCTCCCCTCTCAACGACTTCCGTAAACTTTGGCCCCAACATCACCTTAAGAACTACTG CGACATCGTTGAAGAGTACGAGGAACAAATGCAAACGTTGGCATCCAAGTTAATGTGGTTATCGCTAACTTCACTTGGCGTCAGCGAAGAAGACATTAAATGGGCCACTGCTAATCCAGATTTAAACTGGGCCCAATCCGCCCTCCAGCTAAATCACTATCCGGTTTGTCCTGAACCGGACCGGGCTATGGGTCTAGCTGCACATACCGACTCCACTCTCTTAACCATTCTCCACCAGAACAACACTGCTGGTCTCCAAGTATTTCGTGATGATCTAGGTTGGGTCACCGTGCCACCGGTTCCTGGCTCGCTCGTTGTCAACGTCGGTGATCTCTTCCACATCCTATCCAACGGATTGTTTAAAAGCGTTCTTCACCGCGCTCGGGTTAACCAAACCAGATCCCGGTTCTCAGTAGCTTTCCTTTGGGGTCCCCAATCTGATATCAAGATATCACCTGTACCAAAATTGGTTAGTCCTGTTGAATCGCCTCTATATCGATCGGTCACATGGACAGAGTATCTTCGAACAAAAGCAACTCACTTCAATGAAGCTCTTTCGATGATTAGAAATCACATAGATGAATAA